A window of Mucilaginibacter paludis DSM 18603 contains these coding sequences:
- a CDS encoding quinone oxidoreductase family protein — MKAAVMYQKGELPQYVDFAEPAPQNDDEILVTIKAVAMKHFDRGRATGKHYSIDAPKQNGRVIGGDAVCTLNDGTRVYAIGASGTMAQKATIEKDRMVKLPEGISDATAAALANAVIGAAMALKFKADIQPGDVVLINGATGFTGRVAVQIAKHYGASKVIATGRNEQSLQDLLSLGADEVISVKQADDQFIAQVKAAHQNSPVDVIIDYLWGHTAEMLLASLMGKGSFTHKTRFVSVGSMTGDLIQLSAANLRSVDLQLTGSGLGCWSKAQVRQLFAEILPEMFQLAADGKLKVETIEVKLEDIAQLWDLQVPDGQRLVVTI; from the coding sequence ATGAAAGCAGCAGTAATGTATCAAAAAGGTGAGCTCCCTCAATATGTAGATTTTGCCGAACCGGCACCTCAAAACGACGACGAGATTTTGGTAACCATAAAAGCCGTTGCCATGAAGCATTTTGATAGGGGCAGGGCCACGGGTAAACATTATTCCATCGATGCGCCAAAACAAAACGGGCGGGTAATAGGAGGGGATGCCGTTTGTACGCTTAATGATGGTACAAGGGTATATGCCATAGGCGCCAGTGGTACCATGGCGCAAAAAGCCACCATTGAAAAAGACAGGATGGTGAAATTGCCCGAAGGGATAAGCGATGCCACGGCTGCCGCTTTAGCAAACGCCGTAATAGGTGCGGCAATGGCATTGAAATTTAAGGCAGATATCCAACCTGGCGATGTGGTATTAATTAACGGGGCAACGGGCTTTACCGGCAGGGTAGCCGTACAAATAGCTAAACATTACGGGGCCAGCAAGGTAATAGCAACCGGCAGAAATGAGCAATCGCTTCAAGACTTGTTGAGCTTAGGCGCTGATGAGGTGATTTCGGTTAAACAAGCCGACGATCAATTTATAGCACAAGTAAAGGCAGCGCACCAAAACAGTCCGGTTGATGTGATTATAGATTACCTGTGGGGCCACACTGCCGAGATGCTCTTGGCCAGTTTAATGGGCAAAGGCTCGTTCACCCACAAAACACGATTTGTTTCGGTAGGGAGCATGACGGGTGATTTGATCCAGCTTTCTGCCGCTAACCTGCGCAGTGTTGATCTGCAATTAACCGGATCGGGCTTAGGGTGCTGGTCGAAAGCGCAGGTGCGCCAGCTTTTTGCTGAGATATTGCCGGAGATGTTTCAACTGGCCGCCGATGGCAAGCTCAAGGTAGAAACAATTGAAGTGAAGTTAGAAGATATAGCCCAGCTTTGGGATCTGCAAGTGCCGGACGGGCAACGTTTAGTTGTAACCATTTGA
- the ribD gene encoding bifunctional diaminohydroxyphosphoribosylaminopyrimidine deaminase/5-amino-6-(5-phosphoribosylamino)uracil reductase RibD, which yields MVHHNKYMLRCLELAKLGLGSVSPNPMVGAVIVHQGRIIGEGYHQRYGEAHAEVNAVNNVINRFDDAAQLLSESVIYVSLEPCAHYGKTPPCADLIIKHQIPEVVVGCRDPFDQVNGKGIEKLQAAGVKVTVGVLEKECLDLNKRFFTRILKHRPYIILKWAQTEDCFFAPADQSQLWITGEESRKLVHQWRGEEDAILVGKNTAAIDNPQLNVRYGPGKSPKRIVIDRRLELSKELYLFDQTVETFVFNEVKTEFDGKVKYISLEDFNYYVPQYILYQLYLQDIQSVIIEGGATTLAHFIKDGLWDEARIFTGAITLKKGIQAPQIKGDVVSEDRVGNDVLKIIRPYVV from the coding sequence ATGGTTCATCATAATAAATACATGCTGCGTTGCCTGGAGTTGGCTAAGCTGGGCTTGGGTTCTGTTAGTCCGAACCCCATGGTAGGTGCCGTGATTGTTCATCAGGGCCGTATTATCGGCGAGGGTTATCATCAGCGCTATGGCGAGGCTCATGCCGAAGTAAATGCTGTAAACAATGTAATTAATCGGTTTGATGATGCGGCTCAACTGCTTTCGGAATCAGTTATTTATGTATCCCTGGAGCCCTGCGCGCATTATGGAAAAACACCGCCCTGTGCCGATTTAATTATTAAGCACCAGATACCCGAAGTGGTGGTGGGCTGCCGCGATCCGTTTGACCAGGTGAATGGAAAAGGAATTGAAAAGCTACAGGCAGCGGGCGTTAAGGTTACGGTAGGTGTTTTGGAAAAGGAATGCCTGGATCTCAATAAGCGCTTTTTTACACGGATACTAAAGCACCGCCCGTATATTATTTTGAAGTGGGCACAAACCGAAGATTGTTTTTTCGCTCCTGCGGATCAGAGCCAGCTATGGATTACCGGCGAGGAATCGCGTAAGCTGGTACACCAATGGCGGGGCGAGGAGGATGCCATTTTAGTAGGGAAGAACACCGCCGCGATAGATAACCCGCAATTGAATGTGCGCTACGGGCCGGGTAAATCGCCTAAACGGATCGTGATCGACAGACGGCTTGAGTTATCCAAAGAGCTTTATCTGTTTGATCAGACTGTGGAGACCTTTGTTTTTAACGAAGTTAAAACGGAATTTGATGGCAAGGTAAAGTATATATCGCTCGAAGACTTTAACTATTATGTGCCTCAATATATTCTCTACCAATTGTATCTGCAGGATATTCAATCGGTTATTATAGAGGGAGGGGCTACAACGCTGGCACATTTTATAAAAGATGGCTTATGGGACGAAGCCCGGATATTTACCGGCGCCATAACTTTAAAAAAAGGCATACAAGCACCTCAAATTAAGGGCGATGTGGTATCAGAGGATAGGGTAGGCAACGATGTTTTAAAAATAATAAGGCCCTATGTTGTTTGA
- a CDS encoding Crp/Fnr family transcriptional regulator, which translates to MLFHFKDKFPQLNPYWDKYLEFQKKVEVPAKTVLLEEGKTAAHYIFIEKGCIRLAFNNNGNDKTVQFFFEKEGLTSFESFLKNTPSLFTIETIEPSVLYLLPKIYVKQLMDELSREPEFLNIILEVSAERQLHYMHEFVSFIRDTPEQRYQNLLKDRPHIVKRVPQHYIASYLGITRVHLSRIKSALARKSSPKNIR; encoded by the coding sequence ATGCTTTTTCACTTTAAAGATAAGTTTCCGCAGTTAAACCCGTACTGGGATAAATACCTGGAGTTTCAAAAGAAAGTTGAGGTACCCGCCAAAACGGTTTTACTGGAGGAGGGGAAAACAGCTGCGCATTACATATTTATAGAAAAGGGCTGCATCCGTTTGGCATTTAACAATAATGGCAACGATAAAACGGTGCAGTTTTTTTTTGAAAAGGAAGGCCTTACCTCGTTCGAAAGCTTTTTGAAAAATACCCCCAGCTTGTTTACCATCGAAACTATTGAACCATCGGTGCTTTACCTGCTGCCTAAAATATACGTTAAGCAGCTGATGGATGAATTAAGCCGCGAACCTGAATTTTTAAATATCATTTTAGAGGTTTCCGCCGAAAGGCAACTGCACTACATGCACGAATTTGTTTCCTTTATCAGGGATACGCCGGAGCAGCGCTATCAAAATTTATTAAAGGATAGGCCACACATCGTAAAGCGCGTGCCGCAGCATTACATTGCCTCGTACCTGGGCATAACCCGGGTTCACTTAAGCCGCATCAAAAGCGCCCTTGCCCGTAAATCTTCCCCAAAAAACATTCGGTAA
- a CDS encoding glycosyltransferase family 8 protein, producing the protein MKSSSNVIPIVVVTDEHYVIMLAALLKSIECNHKSGEKIAVYVIADGVKKSSQKKIQTSVDPAMFSITWIRMEDTIPAGVKLPLDRTSYPVTIYLRLFIQYIVPKETTKALFLDVDMIVLEDVSKLYDQDLGDKIIGAVQDPRLLTFDNSWGGIMNYKELGFAPDTKYFNTGLLLINTQKWAEKNLAVKVIDCINDNIKFANYPDQYGFNVVLANQWLELDPRWNYFASGDLDHPYLVHFISRKPFYTSYEYNQNYKNRFYQYVKQTEWRNAKPIGELNRYFKKLHNIWAKIKKKF; encoded by the coding sequence ATGAAATCATCATCAAACGTAATCCCGATAGTTGTTGTTACCGACGAGCATTATGTTATTATGCTTGCCGCCTTATTAAAATCTATCGAGTGCAACCATAAAAGCGGCGAAAAGATAGCAGTATACGTAATTGCGGACGGCGTTAAAAAAAGCAGCCAGAAAAAAATACAGACTTCTGTTGATCCTGCCATGTTCAGTATCACCTGGATCAGGATGGAAGATACCATTCCGGCAGGTGTTAAGCTCCCGCTTGACCGTACCTCCTACCCGGTTACCATTTACCTGCGGTTGTTTATACAATACATCGTTCCGAAAGAAACTACCAAGGCCTTGTTTTTGGATGTTGATATGATTGTACTGGAGGATGTAAGCAAATTATACGACCAGGATTTAGGCGACAAAATAATTGGAGCCGTTCAGGATCCGCGTTTACTTACTTTTGACAACTCGTGGGGTGGTATTATGAATTATAAAGAGCTGGGATTTGCGCCCGATACCAAATATTTTAACACCGGACTGCTACTCATCAACACCCAAAAATGGGCCGAGAAAAACCTGGCCGTAAAAGTGATTGATTGTATTAATGACAACATTAAGTTTGCAAACTACCCAGATCAATACGGCTTTAACGTAGTATTAGCCAACCAATGGTTGGAACTCGATCCGCGATGGAACTATTTTGCCTCCGGCGATCTGGATCACCCCTACCTGGTTCACTTTATCTCCCGTAAGCCGTTCTATACTTCGTACGAATACAATCAAAACTATAAAAACCGTTTTTACCAATACGTTAAGCAAACCGAGTGGCGAAACGCTAAACCCATTGGCGAGTTAAACCGCTATTTTAAAAAGCTCCACAACATTTGGGCAAAAATTAAAAAGAAGTTTTAA
- a CDS encoding IMPACT family protein encodes MLFEDTYLTITEVGEGVFRDRGSKFMAFAYPIRSEQDLKPIVARLKSEHPKANHHCWAFRLSPDRSVFRINDDGEPSGTAGRPILNTLLSHNLTNIAIVVVRYFGGTLLGVPGLINAYKAAAEEALKAVKVTEKTVNDIYTISFNYLQMNDVMRLIKNENLTISHQQFDTDCQMQLEVRKSQVERVMGQLNHITGVKAKWLSTI; translated from the coding sequence ATGTTGTTTGAAGATACCTACCTCACCATCACCGAAGTGGGCGAAGGCGTTTTTCGTGATCGCGGTAGTAAGTTTATGGCCTTTGCTTATCCCATCCGGTCGGAGCAGGATCTTAAACCTATCGTGGCGCGTTTAAAAAGCGAACACCCTAAAGCCAACCATCACTGCTGGGCGTTCAGGCTGAGCCCAGACCGCTCGGTGTTCAGGATCAATGATGACGGAGAGCCTTCGGGCACCGCCGGAAGGCCTATTTTAAATACTTTATTATCGCATAACCTCACCAATATAGCCATTGTAGTAGTTAGGTATTTTGGCGGCACCTTGTTGGGTGTTCCGGGTTTAATTAACGCCTATAAAGCCGCTGCCGAAGAAGCGTTGAAGGCGGTAAAGGTGACAGAAAAAACTGTAAATGATATTTATACCATCTCATTTAACTATCTGCAAATGAATGATGTAATGCGATTGATTAAAAATGAAAATTTAACTATTTCGCATCAGCAATTTGATACCGATTGCCAAATGCAGCTCGAGGTACGGAAGAGCCAGGTAGAGCGGGTAATGGGCCAGCTTAATCACATTACCGGTGTTAAGGCGAAGTGGTTGTCAACTATATAG
- the prmC gene encoding peptide chain release factor N(5)-glutamine methyltransferase — MKTILDVLMSFDEKLHLLYDKPEIDSIKYLAVSDVTGLSKAQLRAFTGNEITTPQAEKLTDIANQLQTGIPLQYILGHTEFYGLNFQVNPSVLIPRPETEELVEWIIQAAQERHQQEAILDIGTGSGCIPVKLKKHLPDAEVSAIDISPAALQTAKQNATLNGVDVAFIEADILNPVEISFPQYSILVSNPPYVTEREKAHMHVNVLNNEPHLALFVSDHDPLVFYRAIADFALQHLTSNGLLFFEINENLGQQMIDLLQDKNLKNIELRQDMRGKDRMIKAQKA; from the coding sequence ATGAAAACTATCCTTGATGTGTTGATGAGCTTTGACGAAAAACTCCATTTGCTATATGATAAACCCGAGATAGATTCGATTAAATACCTTGCTGTGAGCGATGTAACCGGCTTATCAAAAGCGCAGCTGAGGGCTTTTACCGGTAACGAAATCACCACGCCGCAAGCAGAAAAATTAACGGATATAGCCAATCAATTACAAACAGGTATCCCGCTTCAATACATTTTAGGCCATACCGAATTTTATGGTTTAAATTTCCAGGTCAATCCTTCAGTACTCATTCCCCGCCCCGAAACGGAAGAACTGGTAGAGTGGATCATCCAGGCGGCGCAAGAACGGCATCAGCAGGAGGCTATCTTAGATATTGGCACCGGGAGTGGTTGTATACCGGTAAAGCTAAAGAAACACCTTCCGGATGCTGAAGTATCGGCCATTGATATATCGCCTGCGGCCTTGCAAACAGCCAAGCAAAATGCCACCTTAAATGGGGTTGATGTGGCTTTCATAGAAGCCGATATTTTAAATCCGGTCGAAATATCTTTTCCGCAATACTCCATCCTGGTGAGCAACCCGCCCTACGTTACCGAGCGCGAAAAAGCCCACATGCACGTTAACGTTTTAAACAATGAGCCACACCTGGCTTTATTTGTTAGCGATCACGATCCGCTGGTATTTTACAGGGCCATTGCCGATTTTGCCCTGCAGCACCTTACAAGCAACGGCCTTTTGTTTTTTGAGATTAACGAAAACCTGGGCCAACAAATGATTGATCTATTACAGGATAAAAACCTGAAAAACATAGAATTAAGACAGGATATGCGAGGTAAAGACCGCATGATTAAAGCGCAAAAGGCTTAG